The nucleotide sequence GTACCAACTCACCTccaagtcgccaagcacgatgttgatgtcgtggcgggggcagcgctcataggaatgtTCCAGGTGCTCACAGAAGGAATCTTGACGACGTAGACTCTCTCCAACAACAAATCCATCAAAGATCCTAAGTTTTCCTTGCCTTTCcctgtccatcgcatctcttgaatggcagccTTTACTCTTCCGAAGACATGAACCAGCCGGGCAGAAGCACCTTCCGTATTAAGAGACCGACATTCCGGGTGCATGTCCTTAGTTCATTTGCGGGGGTCGTTATCTGTATAGGAAGCtatcatccgaggctttgttcgtGTTTTGATTTGGGGcgggatttttacgtggcggctCCCACACCCAACACACAACCAGCTATTCTGGGAGGCTTCACCTTCTCATATTGCCCGCTCTccaacggatgttcggaagctacccagaggatatttGGGCTAAGAACAGAAGTTGTGAGCTCCttggaccatatgtagaagaattgtCCTCGCTGCCCCCAAGTGAGTGGCAATCACTGACTTTCCTCACTTACGCGGATTTCACATTCACAAGCTTTAAAAGCTTAATCAGCTCCAAAGAAGAGATTCTAAGTCTTACATCTTTGGAGAAAACAAGACACTATGTAGGGTGACTTTAGGATTTTAAGCGATTATAAAAACTATGGAATCAAAATGAAAATGTGGGATGTGTGGCGAAGCTTACTTTAGGAAAACTCTGATGCCATTTAGCCTTTGCCTTagacaaatattaaaacaattacTTTTTGCTTACCTTTCTACCGACGCCCATGTGCATCTGCATATTTTTACTCCTcggtttttcatttataaacctTCTCCGGCAACTTCCTTCAAACAGTAGTTCTTTCATAATAATCTCGCTTGTGTTGTTCGTGCGTGTCTTCAGCAATGTCTGGAGCCTTCAAATCCGAAGAACCTGCAGCAACTATTCAGGACTTCGTCAAAATACCACTCTATCTAATAAGTCTCAATGGCGTGAAACTTTTTAAATGGACACCTAACGAGCCAACAACCCGCAAACAAAAGATATTATTTCGCACGTGTTTCTCCATGGTGTCTTTCAATGTCGTTAGCATGACGCTGTTCTTCTTGTTCGATGAATTGGAGAGCGCCTTAGATTACACTGCATTCATCATCTACTGGGGGTACATGCTCAACTCGTTGATGAAAGGTGGCACACTATGGCTTGGCCGTCATGAACTGGAATCAGTAGTCAAGAGTTTGTTGGCAAGGCATCCGAAAACGGCAAAGGAGCGCCAGGCCTACCGTGTAGTAgagtattttaagaaaataaggaTCTACAACATGTATCTGGCAATTTGGCATCTAGCCACCgcctcattttttaatttacatccCATCACTACATCGATCATTGAGTACTTGTGGCGTGAGGACAAAGAACAAGAATTCAATTATAGATTTCCATTCATTATGTGGTActattttgatgaggagcgaccaatTCCTTATTTTATAACCTACGTTATTCAATGTTGTGGTTCATTATATatgtcgtttttgtttttgggtggcGATTTGTTGCTCATAACTTTGGTACATTTGGTCAATATGCATTTTGAGTATTTGGGAAAATATATCGAGGAGTTTCAACCGACTGGAACTGATGAAGATATGAAAATGTTGGGACCAGTGCTGTCATATCATCGCGAAATATTGGGgtaaatataacaaatttatcGTACGAACTCAGTAACGACCTAACGAGTGAGACCTTGAACTACTCTGCTACAACCAATAGTGTAAAAgcgtaaaaaagtgaaaaaatcagACTGGTCGGTTTTCGGATTCCAAACCGACTGTGGAAAACTTCAATTGAGATAAAATTTGTTCTGATGGCAGACGAATTTCGACAGAGAAgtgcctccgagtgcatttctgtaatgaaaaagctttccaagtatttgcagtaGGTACTACATATAAAACAATGCTAAGCTGATCTAACGATATTGAGCATAAACCGCTAACGTTAAATTGAATCGGTCGGGTGCATCATCATGGCAGATGGTGGAGAGCATTGGTGGAAGCGAAgaatggctggtctctaacaccatcacacagaggccagaatattctggccaaacaccaccAACACTgaggagattaacgaacgaggaacccattctTAGTTAAATCAAACGTAAACAGTGGCGATCGATAGGTCACGgactgagaaaaccaccagatagcatcacaagGATGGCACTTGACCACTTGACTGGAACCCACAAGAGAGCAGAGGTCGCAGTCGACAAAAAAACACtgggagaaggtcgatgctacACGAACTAGCAAATGCCGACATGGGATGGTGCAAAATCAACAGCTCAGACCAACATCTTTATGTTTCGCTAATCCCCCACAAACTATAGCTGTATCTCATTATAAAGCTCTTTACTTACTAGTATTTCATcactttttcatataatttcagCTATTCCGAGAAAATCGATTCCGCTTTCAGCATATCCATTCTTCTCAACTATATCGGTTCATGCGTCGTACTTTGTCTCATCGGTCTGCAACTAGTGACTGGTACAGAGTTCGTGAGCATACTCAAATTCTTTGCTTTTCTTATCGCAACTATGGTTCACGTCTATTTAATCTCTTACTTCGGCAACAATCTTATCGACTTGGTAATAAATGAAATAGtttagaaatattatattttaagttatatttttaaagcCATGAATTTCTGAACTTCTTAAAGAGCCTCGGTATAAGTAAAGCCTTTTACAATCATCCGTGGTACAATGCGAATTATAAGTACATGCGCATGTTGGTTCTGCCCATAGCACGAGCACAGCGGTACGCCCATCTGACGGCTTGTCAATTCTTCGAGATCTCAATGGATAGTTTCAAGTCGGTAAGTCGTGtcttaaaacaattatttgtgtttgtatgtaattaaattctttatttcttcaCCAAAGCTCTGTACGACTTCTTACCAATTCTTCACGCTCTTGAGAACCAGTTTGGAAGATGAAGAAGGTTAGACGTACGTAGAAAAATGTGCGCACCGTAGTGATTTAGGAATCTGGAACGGTAATTTTTAGCTTTAgtgcattaaaatattttatggtatttgcATGTCCATCCCatgctttcaaaaataaagCTTTCTTATTGTTATCACCAACACGAACCTACGAAATAACTTCAAGTAAATATAACAGCTTCGGTGTTCGGCAACAGAATTCTTAATGAAGTCGAAATTGGGGTTAGTTTCTCAAAATTTATTGTTACATCCTAAggatgtatgtttttttttattttcggaaTCGCGTTACTACCATCCCGGGATCCCGGCATTAGTCACGGAATGTGGAAATTCATTATCGTGCAACAAGTTAACGTCAAAAAGTGGCATCAATATGTGTTGAAAATtcttcgacaaaaaaaaaaatacaatataataaatgaaTGGATTTAAATATACTTTCTTATATAAAGCGACAATTTTTTGAGTGTGTTATAATTACGTTCGATTTAAgcgcaaaataattaattcatattagtttatgctaaaataaaacaTCAAGTAAATTTCAGTGTAACTTAATACGACAGAAGCGTACAAGTCCCGAAAGTTGTTGGTAAGTAATTGGTACCTAGAAAATAGCGAATTCACAGGATTGACATCTTTTATTCTAACGTTTCGGGAGACTCTTGGGAAAAGTCTGCCTATAGTGAAGAAGAGCGTGATGCAGTGCACGGTTGCACGTATTTACGAGGGGTCGTACGAAAACtccgaagaaaaataaaaattacttaatagTTTGAGGTAAAGCTTTTCGATTTTTCGAAATAGTCTGTTTTAGACTCAAAATCACCAAGGTTGCGAATTTCAAATTCGGTTTTATGAGAAAAGAAATTGCAAGCTATAATGATGACTATTAGTTTATACTGTtgcttaatttgtatatttttaaactttggcAGGGCAGCGCAGagacttctttatttttttagtaatattgctTAGTAGTAAACATCTTGCAGAAAAAATCAGTTCTGGAACGTTTTCCtaagtttcataaaattcaCAGAAACCAAACGAAGCGCATAATTTgagctttgtttaaaaacatgggtatattatgtatctatattgaataagcaataatgaaatcaatacattcaaacttttctacaaaaaattaaagaagttgcTATTATTGCGCAcacaatttaagaaatttcaaaatatttaaaactcttaTAATCGAATTACGTAATATGTACAGAACAAAAGTTCTCtaatgtaataaatatatatataatattgaaTACCTCCATTTATGCGTATTTTATGGAAATAGTGTAATGTTCCCGAGAATGATCAACCGTTCCCGGAATGATGAAAATGTTCTCGAaatgatgatattgatataattaggtagaaataaggaactatttaaattaaaaacagcgGTTTAAATAActaagttatttattattattattgttattatttttcgaaaacatcaatatcattatcaaaatattaatattctccacttttttctttttttagcattcttcttattcttaattggcgctataaccgttacgcgattttggccgagtttaacaaagcgcgccagtcgtttctttctcgtgctaaccggcgccaattggacacaccaagtgaagccaagtccttctccacctgatctttccaacgcagaggaggccttcctcttcctctgctaccaccagctggtaccgcatcgaatactttcaaagccggagcgtttgtatccattcggacgacatgacccagcctacGTAGCCTCTGGttatttattcgctgtgctatgtctatgtcgtcgtaaagctcatatagctcatcgttccatcgtctgcgatattcgccgttgccaaagtgcaaaggtccaaaaatcttacgcataaACTTTCTCTCAaccactccaagcgtcgcttcatcggatgttgtcatcgtccaagcttctgcgccatacgttaggacgggcatgatgagagtcttgtagagtgttagttttgttcgtcgagagaggactttactgctcagttgcctacttagtccaaagtagcactagttagcaagagagattctacgttgaatttcaagCCTGACATTACTATCGGTTCTAACGCTGGTTCCCAAGTAAACAAAGTTTCTTAAAAGCACGAAATCATAACTATCAACAGTGATGTaggtgccgatatgcgagtgcgccgactgtttgtttgaagacaggaggtacttcgttttgtcctcgttcaccaccaaacccattcgctttgcctctttatccagtttggagaaggcagaactaacagcgcggttgttaaggccgatgatgtcaatataatcggcatacgccaacaattgtacgctcttataaaaaattgtgcctgagcgattaagttctgcggctcgtacgatgctctctaacattaggttaaagaagtcacacgatagCGAGTCACCAtatctcgtttggtatcaaacggctcggagaggtcccaattctgacggtgctgctggtgttgagcaacgtcatcttacatagccgtattagttttgcagggataccaaattcagacatcgcggcatacaggtaacttctttccgtactgtcgaatgcagctttgaagtcgacgaaaagatggtgtgtgtcgattctcctttcatgggtcttttccaagatttggcgtattgtgtatatttggtcgatggtagactttccaggtctgaagccacactgataagatccaatcagttggttgacggggggcttcagcctttcacacaatacgctcgctaaaaccttataggcgatatttagaagactaatcccgcggtaattggcacaaattgcaggatcagccttcttatggattgggcagagcacacttaaattccaatcggcaggcatgctttcatccgaccatattttgcataggagctgatgcatgcaccttaccagctcctcgccgccatgtttgaatagctcacccggcagtccgtcggcgcccgcggctttgttgttctttagccgtgatattgctattctcacctcgtcatggtcgggtagcggaacgataattccgtcgtcaacgattggggtatcgggatcttcacattctcggtgacatgcgcatctgttactgtttaacaggttcgagaagtgttccctccataatttaagatcgCTCTGTACGTCAggcaccagttcgccgtctttgttctttaGCATTGGTGTTGGAATAATACTGATTATTTGATTTGATCCCAGGGGATACGAGATTTGGATGTGTATTTTCTTTACCATAAGACGTATTTACTTCAACATCAATCTGTTTAACTTTATTCTGCTGACGAAGAGATATTGTCTCTAAATCTTCATTGTCCAAGGAAGATGACCAgtattcaaattttgaaatactTACTCTATTTTTAAATCTGAAATCATTATCTGTGATCATGGGCTCTTCGTGAACAGAAAATTCAATTGCAGACATAAAAACTTCCTCAGGTTCAACAGCACTCATATTACAAAGGCTAGAAAGCTTCGATAGTTTTTGCTCTTCATGAAAATGTTCGTATCGatataattgtattaaaacGTTTAGTCCTTTTTTCCGgtacacttttgtgatgcccATTATACCGGAATAGCATCCACAGACTTTGTAAGGCGGTTTTTCTCCACAATCGCGTTGTCTTCTGGGATTACTTTTACTTCGATAGCagcatttttgaacaaatcggCGAATTCTGAGGCTGTTCTAACATCATTACCCATCAAGATGGGTGTCCGTGTCAGCTGTTCTTTTTAGATATCCTCCTACACCATCCATTGGGCCTTTACCATGACCAGCCTCGCTAAAAGTCCAAGTTGATTTTGTCACTTGTTGAAAATCATCAATCAATGTTTGTATCCAAAGAGTTACATTTGTTCGGTTCCGGTATTGCGATGTTGGTCCGTCAGAGTACCTAAATATGAACTGTGTCAATTTGTTTGTTCTCCAAAATTGTTGTTAATATAGGCTTCATATGAGCCCATATGGCATGTGCTTGGTGATCTAAATTATCACTTGCAGTAgcaaaagattttaattttaaatctctGTTACCGCTTCGCAAATAATATACGCCTATTCATTTCTATTCTATTCATACAGATAATTGGTTCTTAGCAAAATGTGTCGACTGTATTTGATTTGCGTACTTCGTAGTATAGATCTCTGAAAGGTCTATCTGTATCATCACCTCGTTTTCACGTAAATTgtcttttagttcttttttcaatttgttgtaACTATAAATGCCATTCAAGTGTTTCTGCATAGCCGGAATATCTtcaaataaagcaatttctaATTCATTGACTGTACTCGAAATCAggatgttttttgttattttaaaagtCTTTTTAATACCTTTTACAATTTTATCTTCTTGAACGGACTTCCAGGTGAAATATGTCAAAGAATCTCTATTATCTTCTGATTCGAACTCAGCAATTTGGCATTTTTCACATAAACTATTCATGCAGTCATGAGACTTAACATCACAAATGTATTGCTCCATAAACTCTTCTATAGACGCGAGTTTAAGCTCTTTTGcatatttcagtttattgaacttttcttcaaaatttgcatGCTTTATATACAAGCATGTTTCTCTATCCCTCGAGTTTGGCGCTACGACCCAAAATGGTTTCGCTCTCAGCAGCGTTGCTTGTGATAACACAATTCCAGTTTCTTTTACAAATCTTGACACCAGGTTTTTAACTGAGTGTAAAAGCACGCACCTTTGttgtttgataccattatgTTCCACAGAGTCTTTCTTAGATGGGCACATTCGACTTA is from Anastrepha ludens isolate Willacy chromosome 4, idAnaLude1.1, whole genome shotgun sequence and encodes:
- the LOC128862181 gene encoding putative odorant receptor 85d, which codes for MSGAFKSEEPAATIQDFVKIPLYLISLNGVKLFKWTPNEPTTRKQKILFRTCFSMVSFNVVSMTLFFLFDELESALDYTAFIIYWGYMLNSLMKGGTLWLGRHELESVVKSLLARHPKTAKERQAYRVVEYFKKIRIYNMYLAIWHLATASFFNLHPITTSIIEYLWREDKEQEFNYRFPFIMWYYFDEERPIPYFITYVIQCCGSLYMSFLFLGGDLLLITLVHLVNMHFEYLGKYIEEFQPTGTDEDMKMLGPVLSYHREILGYSEKIDSAFSISILLNYIGSCVVLCLIGLQLVTGTEFVSILKFFAFLIATMVHVYLISYFGNNLIDLSLGISKAFYNHPWYNANYKYMRMLVLPIARAQRYAHLTACQFFEISMDSFKSLCTTSYQFFTLLRTSLEDEEG